From the genome of Sulfurovum sp. NBC37-1, one region includes:
- the thiI gene encoding tRNA uracil 4-sulfurtransferase ThiI, protein MTESNVKTQKFILKLFPEIMVKGSSAKKQMVQQLYSNLQTLLGRIDEQIAIRKFSDKIEVVTPVTCLEEVRNTLLHTPGIEQVLEALQFDNMDNLEKIKEKVCEIVAPTIEAKSFVVRAKRTGSHSFNSSEMERVIGGYTLAHSSAARVDLHDPEETVRIELINNQLNIITEKHIGLGGFPIGTQGDVLSLMSGGFDSTVASYLTMKRGIKTHFIFFNLGGAAHEIGVKQVSLYLWSRYGTSHPVRFISVPFDTVVEEIFRSTAETYMGVTLKRLMLMAAEKIANEMGIDALVTGESVAQVSSQTLRNLALIDQVTNKLVLRPLATFNKPDIIDIATQIGTRYFAENMPEYCGVISKNPIIHGSYKRMEKEAKRFNYEVLDKAVEDAVSLDIRDIVDDVSQSAPVEVVQNLDSGDYTIIDIRTDAPCIKTECESIQIPFHKLKTEFKKLPQDREYLLYCDKGIMSQLHAQYLRDSENLENVRVYRP, encoded by the coding sequence GTGACAGAAAGCAACGTCAAAACACAAAAATTCATCCTCAAGCTCTTTCCGGAGATCATGGTCAAAGGCTCTTCGGCCAAAAAGCAGATGGTCCAGCAACTTTACAGCAATCTCCAAACCCTGCTCGGCAGAATAGATGAGCAGATAGCCATCAGGAAATTCTCCGACAAGATAGAGGTAGTCACGCCCGTCACTTGTCTGGAAGAAGTACGTAACACGCTCCTGCATACACCGGGTATCGAACAGGTACTTGAAGCGCTGCAGTTCGACAATATGGACAATCTTGAGAAGATCAAGGAAAAGGTTTGTGAGATCGTAGCCCCGACCATCGAGGCCAAAAGCTTTGTAGTGCGTGCCAAACGGACCGGTAGCCACTCTTTCAACTCTTCGGAAATGGAGCGCGTCATCGGTGGCTATACACTGGCACACAGCTCTGCGGCGAGAGTGGACCTGCATGATCCGGAGGAGACGGTACGCATCGAGCTCATCAACAACCAGCTCAATATCATCACGGAGAAACATATCGGCCTTGGCGGTTTTCCCATTGGCACACAGGGAGACGTGCTCTCCCTGATGTCCGGCGGTTTCGACTCCACCGTGGCAAGCTACCTGACTATGAAACGGGGCATCAAGACCCACTTCATTTTCTTCAACCTCGGCGGCGCGGCACATGAGATAGGGGTGAAACAGGTCTCTCTGTACCTCTGGAGCCGTTACGGCACTTCACATCCTGTCCGGTTCATCTCCGTACCGTTCGATACTGTCGTTGAAGAGATCTTCCGTTCCACAGCGGAGACCTACATGGGTGTGACCCTCAAACGCCTCATGCTGATGGCGGCAGAAAAGATCGCCAACGAGATGGGTATCGATGCCCTTGTCACGGGAGAGAGCGTCGCACAGGTCTCCAGCCAGACCCTGAGGAACCTCGCGCTCATCGACCAGGTGACCAACAAACTGGTACTGCGTCCGCTTGCCACCTTTAACAAACCGGACATCATCGACATCGCCACCCAAATAGGCACACGCTATTTTGCGGAGAATATGCCCGAATACTGCGGTGTCATCTCCAAGAACCCCATCATTCACGGCTCCTACAAACGCATGGAGAAAGAGGCAAAACGCTTCAACTATGAAGTGCTTGACAAGGCTGTTGAAGATGCCGTCAGTCTCGATATCCGCGATATCGTGGACGATGTCAGCCAGAGTGCGCCTGTTGAGGTCGTACAGAACCTCGACAGCGGAGACTACACCATCATAGATATACGCACAGACGCCCCTTGCATCAAGACAGAATGTGAAAGCATACAGATCCCCTTCCACAAGCTCAAGACAGAATTCAAAAAACTGCCGCAGGATAGGGAGTACCTGCTCTACTGCGACAAAGGCATCATGAGCCAGCTGCATGCCCAGTACCTGCGTGACTCGGAAAATCTAGAGAATGTCAGGGTTTACAGGCCGTAA
- the rmuC gene encoding DNA recombination protein RmuC, whose protein sequence is MQEIFQTIQNDSTLMFVAGIALVVLLVIVLVVVVFSTKAKTLSDRLVESHELDRVKSIKIDALEKELQSVKITNAGYEQELQHFSQVREELASKTEQVATLQTKNSVLEKELSQTETQLENLEKMYENLLKEHKELQGRFEHLQEENNRFQVNNARLLMKLETESRHASSKLEMMQEHKKELKTEFERLAKQIFDGNSEKFAEFSKQNLDSMIKPLQTQIEEFKKQVSDTYNAESQDRAVLKNEINSLKELNEKISTDAINLTNALKGESKQQGVWGEMVLEHVLEASGLRKGHEFEREVSLRTDDNEVLRPDVIVHLPDNRDLIIDAKTSLISYERFINAEDEANKAKHLAAHLNSIKMHIEELSNKNYERLKEVNTLDFIFMFMPIEGALAVALEHDNSIYDNAFKKKILLVGPTTLLVAMRAVENVWKYERQNQNAQEIARRAGAMYDKFVRFSEDLIKISKQIDAIQSSFSAAKNKLSDGKGNLVRQVQQLKELGAQTNKQIPKELKGEEE, encoded by the coding sequence ATGCAAGAGATCTTTCAAACGATACAGAACGATTCGACACTGATGTTCGTTGCAGGTATTGCGCTTGTCGTCCTTCTGGTCATTGTGCTGGTAGTGGTAGTGTTCTCTACCAAAGCAAAAACATTGAGTGACAGACTGGTGGAAAGTCATGAGCTCGACAGAGTGAAAAGCATAAAGATCGATGCACTTGAGAAAGAACTTCAGAGTGTTAAGATCACTAATGCAGGTTATGAACAGGAGCTTCAGCATTTCTCACAGGTGAGGGAAGAGCTTGCTTCCAAAACCGAGCAGGTCGCAACACTTCAGACAAAGAACAGTGTGCTTGAGAAGGAACTGAGTCAGACAGAGACACAGCTTGAGAACCTTGAAAAGATGTATGAGAACCTGCTGAAAGAACACAAGGAGCTTCAGGGGCGTTTTGAACATTTGCAGGAGGAGAACAACAGGTTCCAGGTGAACAATGCAAGACTGCTGATGAAACTGGAGACGGAGAGCAGGCATGCTTCCAGCAAACTCGAGATGATGCAGGAGCATAAAAAAGAGCTCAAAACGGAGTTCGAGCGTCTGGCAAAACAGATATTCGACGGCAATTCGGAAAAATTCGCAGAGTTCTCCAAACAGAATCTTGACAGTATGATCAAACCACTGCAGACACAGATAGAAGAATTCAAAAAACAGGTTTCCGATACGTATAATGCCGAAAGTCAGGACCGGGCAGTCCTTAAGAATGAGATTAATTCGCTCAAAGAGCTCAACGAGAAGATCAGCACGGATGCCATCAATCTGACCAATGCGCTCAAAGGCGAAAGCAAACAACAGGGTGTCTGGGGTGAAATGGTACTGGAGCATGTTCTTGAAGCTTCGGGACTGCGCAAAGGTCATGAGTTTGAACGTGAAGTCTCTTTGCGAACGGATGACAACGAAGTGCTACGTCCCGATGTCATTGTACATCTTCCCGACAACAGGGATCTTATCATTGATGCCAAGACTTCCCTTATCTCCTACGAACGTTTCATCAATGCAGAGGATGAAGCCAACAAAGCCAAACATCTTGCCGCACATCTCAACTCCATCAAAATGCATATTGAAGAGCTGTCAAACAAGAATTATGAGCGTCTCAAAGAAGTCAATACACTGGACTTCATCTTTATGTTCATGCCGATCGAAGGTGCATTGGCTGTGGCACTTGAGCATGATAACAGCATTTATGACAATGCCTTCAAAAAGAAGATTCTTCTCGTAGGCCCAACCACCCTGCTAGTTGCTATGCGGGCGGTCGAGAATGTCTGGAAGTATGAACGGCAGAATCAGAATGCCCAGGAGATTGCAAGACGGGCAGGGGCGATGTACGACAAGTTCGTACGTTTTTCTGAAGACCTTATCAAGATCTCCAAACAGATCGATGCCATTCAAAGCAGTTTTTCCGCAGCCAAGAACAAACTCAGTGATGGAAAAGGCAATCTGGTACGCCAGGTGCAGCAGCTCAAAGAGCTGGGTGCCCAGACGAACAAACAGATACCCAAAGAACTCAAAGGAGAAGAAGAGTAG
- the lolA gene encoding LolA-like outer membrane lipoprotein chaperone, whose product MRKILVSMTIGISLYANGITLPDYFKANFTQMITNTKKKTITYSGKVFFSTPSLMKWDYTRPTKKEVCTDGKELRVVDHDLEQVSTYLISKGFNLNEIVKQAKEHKSNIYVAHYGGKSYTIQTDGKKRLQSIAYYDDLDNKVQIVFKKIKYGKGALSRQSMTCTAPKEYDEIRG is encoded by the coding sequence TTGAGAAAAATATTAGTAAGTATGACTATAGGGATTTCTCTGTATGCCAACGGGATCACTCTGCCTGACTATTTTAAAGCGAACTTTACCCAGATGATCACCAATACGAAGAAAAAGACTATCACGTATAGTGGCAAAGTATTTTTTTCCACGCCCTCCCTGATGAAATGGGACTACACCAGACCGACAAAAAAAGAGGTTTGCACGGACGGGAAGGAGTTGAGAGTGGTAGACCATGATCTGGAGCAGGTCTCCACCTATCTTATCTCCAAAGGTTTCAACCTGAACGAGATCGTCAAACAGGCAAAAGAACACAAATCAAACATTTATGTTGCCCATTATGGGGGTAAGAGTTATACGATCCAGACCGACGGGAAAAAGCGGCTGCAGAGTATAGCCTATTATGATGACCTGGACAACAAGGTACAGATAGTATTTAAAAAGATCAAGTATGGGAAGGGAGCACTGAGTCGGCAAAGCATGACTTGTACCGCTCCCAAAGAGTATGATGAGATAAGGGGGTAA
- the secA gene encoding preprotein translocase subunit SecA, whose protein sequence is MIKSVLKVFGTQNDRIVKSYMKRVSNINVLESTYEPMSDEELQVAFNALRESVKSGEKSMEDVLYDSFAITREASKRVLGLRHYDVQMVGGMVLHDGNIAEMKTGEGKTLVATLAVVLNAMTGKGVHVVTVNDYLAKRDSSEMGELYNFLGYSVGCITADIQDDAGRKAQYDADITYGTNNEYGFDYLRDNMKVRLEEKVQREHNYAIVDEVDSILIDEARTPLIISGPTQRDQNHYARADAIAKQMERGEKIETKPGEDEKTTGDFIVDEKNRTIVMTEQGLQKAQDLFEVDNLYSLENAVLSHHLDQALKAHNIFEKDVDYVVQDNEIIIVDEFTGRLSEGRRYSEGLHQALEAKEGVEIQEESQTLAEITYQNYFRLYNKLAGMTGTAQTEATEFSQIYGLDVISIPTNVPVERADRNDLIYNTEKEKLDAVVRKVKEYHSKGQPVLIGTASIEKSEMIHERLKKEKIPHNILNAKNHAQEAEIIKNAGQKGAVTVATNMAGRGVDIKIDDEVRSLGGLAILGTERHESRRIDNQLRGRSGRQGDLGESQFFLSLDDNLLRIFGGEKIRNIMNRLGVEEGEYIDSKIVTRSVEKAQKKVENQHYESRKHILEYDDVANHQRKAIYAFRNQLLDPEFDIDAKIKENRAEYVHHMLAEAEIFEGMPKEDFDIEKLAALIKEELRIEVDPQYFKDKETEELEAMITEMMENIYEEKMSQLEPAQRNEIERILYLQVLDPQWRDHLYEMDVLKTGIGLRGYNQKDPLTEYKQDSYKLFTDLVERIKLEAVKVLHLVQFDFTSPEEEEEAIEQIREELESEVADASLNQSFEEGVIAEDSEKLKPITGTKKPKRNDPCPCGSGKKYKNCCGQSGPKKGLLA, encoded by the coding sequence ATGATCAAATCCGTACTAAAAGTCTTCGGCACACAGAACGACAGAATCGTCAAAAGCTACATGAAGCGCGTCAGCAACATCAATGTGCTGGAATCAACCTATGAACCCATGAGCGATGAGGAGCTGCAGGTAGCCTTCAATGCACTCAGAGAATCGGTGAAGAGTGGAGAAAAGAGTATGGAGGATGTCCTTTATGACTCTTTTGCCATTACACGTGAAGCGAGTAAGCGTGTTCTGGGGCTGAGACATTACGATGTGCAGATGGTCGGTGGTATGGTACTGCATGACGGCAACATCGCAGAAATGAAGACGGGTGAAGGTAAAACGCTTGTCGCGACACTGGCCGTTGTACTCAATGCCATGACGGGCAAAGGCGTTCATGTCGTCACTGTGAACGACTACCTGGCAAAAAGGGACTCCAGCGAGATGGGTGAACTCTACAACTTCCTCGGCTACAGCGTGGGTTGTATCACGGCCGACATACAGGACGATGCAGGAAGAAAAGCGCAGTATGATGCGGACATCACTTACGGTACGAACAACGAATACGGCTTCGACTATCTGCGTGACAATATGAAAGTCCGTCTTGAAGAAAAGGTGCAGAGAGAGCACAACTATGCCATCGTGGATGAAGTGGACTCCATCCTTATCGATGAGGCGAGAACACCACTCATCATCTCCGGTCCGACACAGAGAGACCAGAACCACTATGCCAGAGCCGATGCCATTGCCAAACAGATGGAACGCGGAGAGAAAATAGAGACCAAACCGGGTGAAGACGAAAAGACCACCGGGGACTTCATCGTTGACGAGAAGAACCGGACCATTGTCATGACCGAACAGGGTCTTCAGAAAGCACAGGACCTCTTTGAAGTTGACAATCTCTACTCACTTGAAAATGCCGTACTCTCGCACCACCTCGACCAGGCGCTCAAGGCACATAATATTTTTGAAAAAGATGTCGACTATGTTGTCCAGGACAATGAGATCATCATCGTTGATGAATTTACGGGAAGGCTCTCTGAAGGACGAAGATACTCCGAAGGACTGCACCAGGCGCTCGAAGCCAAGGAAGGCGTAGAGATACAGGAAGAGTCACAGACACTTGCAGAGATCACTTACCAGAACTACTTCAGACTCTATAACAAACTTGCTGGTATGACCGGTACGGCACAAACCGAAGCGACGGAATTCTCACAGATCTACGGGCTGGATGTCATCTCCATTCCAACGAACGTCCCTGTAGAGCGTGCCGACAGGAATGACCTGATCTATAATACGGAAAAAGAGAAACTTGACGCTGTAGTACGCAAAGTAAAAGAGTACCACAGCAAGGGTCAGCCTGTACTCATCGGTACGGCATCCATCGAAAAATCAGAAATGATCCATGAGAGACTCAAAAAAGAGAAGATACCACATAATATCCTGAATGCGAAGAACCATGCACAGGAAGCAGAGATTATCAAGAATGCAGGGCAAAAAGGTGCCGTAACCGTTGCGACCAACATGGCGGGACGCGGGGTCGACATCAAAATAGACGATGAAGTGAGATCGCTGGGCGGTCTTGCCATCCTCGGTACTGAGAGACACGAAAGCAGACGTATCGACAACCAGCTCAGAGGGCGTTCAGGCCGTCAGGGTGACCTGGGTGAGAGTCAGTTCTTCCTTTCGCTTGACGACAACCTGCTGCGCATTTTCGGCGGAGAGAAGATCAGAAATATCATGAACAGGCTTGGCGTGGAAGAGGGAGAGTACATCGACTCCAAGATCGTCACCCGTTCTGTCGAAAAAGCACAGAAAAAAGTAGAGAACCAGCATTACGAATCGCGTAAGCACATTCTCGAGTACGATGATGTCGCCAACCATCAGAGAAAAGCAATCTATGCCTTCAGGAACCAGCTGCTTGACCCTGAATTCGATATCGATGCCAAGATCAAAGAGAACCGTGCCGAGTATGTACATCACATGCTTGCCGAAGCTGAAATCTTCGAAGGAATGCCGAAAGAGGATTTCGATATAGAAAAACTGGCGGCACTCATCAAAGAGGAACTGCGTATCGAAGTCGACCCGCAGTACTTCAAAGACAAAGAGACCGAGGAACTCGAAGCGATGATCACCGAAATGATGGAGAACATTTACGAAGAGAAAATGTCACAGCTCGAGCCGGCACAGCGAAATGAGATCGAACGTATTCTCTACCTTCAGGTACTCGATCCGCAGTGGAGAGACCACCTTTACGAGATGGATGTTCTCAAAACAGGTATCGGACTCAGAGGATACAACCAGAAAGATCCGCTTACCGAATACAAGCAGGACAGCTACAAACTCTTTACCGATCTTGTAGAGCGTATCAAGCTTGAAGCGGTCAAAGTTCTGCACCTTGTGCAGTTCGATTTCACTTCGCCTGAAGAGGAAGAGGAAGCTATTGAGCAGATCAGGGAAGAATTGGAAAGCGAAGTAGCTGATGCTTCACTCAACCAGTCCTTTGAAGAAGGTGTGATCGCAGAGGATTCCGAAAAGCTCAAACCGATCACAGGTACGAAAAAACCAAAAAGAAACGACCCCTGCCCTTGCGGTTCAGGCAAGAAATACAAAAACTGCTGCGGACAGAGCGGACCGAAAAAAGGTCTGTTGGCTTAA
- a CDS encoding ABC transporter permease, with product MSAILKHVSPNKRFVGHIIKHYLKYDKENPFIFISALLAFFGIAAGVMVLMIAMGVMNGTQQEFTKKLFVMNYPLTVLPIEENAVNIDLVKELSRKFPDMKFSPYYTTQVITKNDGAVQGSLLYGVDYDKESQLNDVFRKARGDGKSKFKVVIGEGLSYEMNAMKGDKVTLYFSEQTAAGFGTMPLQKRFVVDGVFKSGLKAYDKAIMYTTLEAFEKLLKREVGYYDGLHIYSKNPVDDIEKVRKQLPPSVVIEGWWMQNGNFFSAMEMEKKALFLVLLLIILVASLNIISSLLMTVMSRRSEIALMRTLGATKAEIRSIFFRLGIIIGLAGIVAGTLLGTLGIWALKTFNIISMPEDVYGTSKLPVDLLMSDFGFIILGTSIIILLSSLYPAKKAAQTDPLTVLRNE from the coding sequence ATGTCCGCCATACTTAAACATGTCTCACCCAACAAGCGCTTTGTTGGGCACATCATTAAACATTATCTGAAATACGATAAAGAAAATCCCTTCATCTTCATCTCCGCCCTGCTCGCTTTTTTCGGTATCGCTGCAGGCGTGATGGTACTCATGATCGCCATGGGGGTCATGAACGGAACACAGCAGGAGTTCACCAAAAAGCTCTTTGTCATGAATTACCCTCTTACTGTACTCCCCATTGAAGAGAATGCTGTCAATATCGATCTGGTCAAGGAACTTTCCCGGAAATTTCCCGATATGAAATTCTCCCCCTACTATACGACACAGGTTATTACCAAAAATGACGGTGCTGTACAGGGTTCACTGCTCTATGGCGTGGACTATGACAAAGAGAGCCAGCTTAATGACGTCTTTAGAAAAGCCAGAGGAGATGGTAAAAGTAAATTCAAGGTCGTCATCGGAGAGGGGCTCTCTTATGAAATGAATGCGATGAAAGGTGATAAGGTCACGCTCTATTTTTCCGAGCAGACCGCTGCAGGCTTTGGAACAATGCCGCTTCAAAAACGTTTCGTCGTGGATGGCGTTTTCAAGTCCGGCCTGAAAGCCTATGACAAGGCGATCATGTACACTACGCTTGAAGCCTTTGAAAAACTGCTCAAACGCGAGGTGGGATACTATGATGGCCTGCATATCTACAGTAAGAACCCTGTTGATGATATTGAAAAAGTCCGTAAGCAGCTTCCCCCCTCCGTTGTCATAGAAGGCTGGTGGATGCAGAATGGCAATTTCTTTTCAGCCATGGAAATGGAGAAGAAAGCACTTTTCCTCGTACTGCTACTCATCATTCTCGTGGCTTCTCTGAACATTATCTCCTCTTTGCTGATGACGGTGATGAGTAGACGCTCCGAGATCGCTCTCATGAGAACACTTGGCGCAACCAAAGCAGAGATACGTTCCATATTCTTCCGGTTGGGCATTATCATCGGACTTGCAGGTATCGTTGCCGGGACACTACTTGGTACACTGGGAATTTGGGCATTGAAAACTTTTAACATCATCTCCATGCCGGAAGATGTCTACGGAACCAGTAAACTGCCTGTCGACCTGCTCATGAGTGATTTTGGCTTCATTATACTCGGTACCTCCATCATCATTCTGCTCTCTTCCCTCTATCCTGCAAAGAAAGCAGCACAGACCGACCCGCTCACAGTCCTGAGAAACGAGTAG
- a CDS encoding DUF3971 domain-containing protein, protein MIKTTAMFSAHTIHVLHVALRDTLIVLIILFGALFVWLKSGIHVEHLSFNHYEVDGLYIKLDKKLTLTAKHILIPKSKKKPSFDNVDTVLDRVKYLLTFFHYIELEKVDFKNNHYKIIFADDVLYITSDDYEIAGNVGRKGRVLVADISLFYIKKEDINMVGKLNYDLPSDKLILEGKYEAYNITGRFKAIKEDHMLQFIVNSDLFGDLKTFIDRLPMNEKVNAWITRKIEAKSYRLYMLTGKGIVHGTDFKLDWNSLKGNALLEDVQIHYKEGLPPVKSEKVVLNYKQNSLFFDLTNPTYENREINATVSITDIGKEKDTRLNLDMYFNTRIDAIVQKILKAYKLNIPVLHEGNRSKVQVKLGIPLGHMPNRKINVYVKAHPGKGNLYLGKLKLPVQSGDITYSNHTLTLKDIKLKSQWYEGTVNGKVHTKSKKADLVLQAKKIEFKKKKETLFLLTNKKIPFSVDYAKGVLVSIPSFKLKTRQNDQGLKIEAADLAKIKPYLKKMEIDIDGGTMEISSKDLGTFVFKGVLTRYDCFIYDKKTCHTRVPCFGTVSPKGVNFYAFNKRVHYDTAKSMITLKNLNIDLQKFLESNLRLKKIKSKKKSGKKIVIRGIKSNLRYDKYTLLTDAYTVTIYPRSNTITAVGNLGSDKVTFRKTGAKIAIEALRIHDRMLHPLINFDGLQKGRYTFRISGTPGKLMKGEILLDGGVLKSFKAYSKTRDFIRKDKNFSHIEDPGLTKKGFKIQKGKILYRIVKDKVIFDTVYVKGDTATIVGKGTLNIKTKKLNIKLAVQMARKLGKAVGSIPLLGYILMGKDNSVTMGLTIKGTLDNPKVNYSAAKEILSLPFDLIKRTLQSPAHIINTGKKKKTTKVPVIEEVTIPKNKVAP, encoded by the coding sequence ATGATCAAAACGACGGCAATGTTCTCTGCCCATACCATCCATGTTCTCCATGTTGCTTTGCGTGATACACTCATTGTTCTTATTATCCTTTTTGGAGCCCTCTTTGTCTGGCTGAAATCCGGTATCCATGTGGAGCATCTTAGTTTCAACCATTATGAAGTAGATGGATTATACATCAAACTCGATAAAAAGCTTACACTTACAGCGAAACATATCCTCATTCCAAAATCCAAGAAAAAGCCTTCATTTGATAATGTGGATACAGTACTCGACCGTGTGAAATATCTGCTGACATTTTTTCATTATATCGAACTGGAGAAGGTTGATTTCAAAAACAATCATTACAAGATCATATTTGCAGATGATGTACTGTATATTACCAGTGATGACTATGAGATCGCCGGAAATGTTGGGCGTAAAGGACGTGTTCTTGTTGCGGATATCTCACTCTTTTATATTAAAAAAGAAGATATTAACATGGTCGGAAAACTCAATTATGACCTTCCCAGCGACAAGCTGATCCTTGAGGGAAAATATGAGGCATATAACATTACGGGAAGATTCAAGGCGATCAAAGAGGATCATATGCTCCAATTTATTGTCAACAGTGATCTGTTTGGTGACTTGAAAACATTCATAGACAGGCTGCCGATGAATGAGAAGGTCAATGCATGGATCACTCGAAAGATAGAGGCAAAATCCTACAGACTCTATATGTTGACAGGAAAAGGTATCGTTCATGGTACCGATTTTAAGCTCGACTGGAATTCCCTGAAAGGGAATGCTCTGCTTGAAGATGTTCAAATTCACTATAAAGAGGGACTGCCTCCTGTCAAATCGGAGAAGGTCGTATTGAATTATAAGCAGAATAGCCTCTTTTTTGATCTGACCAATCCCACATATGAGAACAGGGAAATTAATGCCACGGTTTCTATTACCGATATAGGTAAAGAAAAGGATACACGTCTCAATCTGGACATGTATTTCAATACCAGGATCGATGCAATCGTACAGAAAATCCTTAAAGCCTATAAACTCAATATTCCTGTACTGCATGAAGGAAACAGGTCTAAAGTGCAGGTTAAACTGGGTATTCCGCTTGGTCATATGCCCAATAGAAAGATCAATGTCTATGTCAAGGCACATCCGGGCAAGGGAAATCTCTATCTGGGAAAGCTGAAGCTGCCTGTACAGAGCGGAGATATCACTTACAGCAATCATACGCTTACCCTCAAAGATATCAAGTTGAAATCGCAGTGGTATGAAGGTACGGTCAATGGGAAAGTACATACTAAAAGCAAGAAGGCAGACCTTGTCCTGCAGGCGAAGAAAATAGAATTCAAAAAGAAAAAGGAAACGCTTTTCCTCCTGACGAATAAAAAGATCCCATTCAGTGTCGATTATGCCAAAGGGGTTCTGGTCAGCATACCTTCTTTCAAGCTTAAGACCAGACAGAATGACCAGGGTTTGAAAATCGAGGCGGCGGATCTTGCCAAAATAAAGCCATACCTGAAAAAAATGGAGATAGATATAGATGGGGGCACAATGGAGATCAGCAGTAAAGACCTTGGTACATTTGTATTTAAAGGGGTACTGACAAGATATGACTGTTTTATCTATGATAAGAAGACCTGCCATACCAGAGTGCCATGTTTTGGAACGGTAAGTCCGAAGGGAGTCAATTTCTATGCTTTTAACAAGCGAGTACATTACGATACTGCCAAATCTATGATTACCCTGAAAAACCTTAATATAGACCTGCAGAAGTTCCTTGAATCCAATCTGCGCTTGAAAAAAATAAAAAGTAAAAAAAAGAGTGGTAAAAAAATAGTGATCAGAGGTATAAAGAGCAATTTACGTTATGACAAATATACATTGTTGACAGATGCCTACACAGTTACGATCTATCCTAGAAGCAACACAATAACGGCAGTCGGAAATCTTGGCAGCGACAAAGTGACATTCCGAAAAACAGGAGCAAAGATCGCTATTGAAGCCCTGCGTATTCATGACAGGATGCTGCACCCTCTGATCAATTTTGACGGACTTCAGAAGGGACGCTATACATTCAGGATCTCCGGAACACCGGGTAAACTGATGAAAGGCGAGATTCTGCTTGATGGAGGGGTACTGAAAAGTTTTAAAGCCTACAGTAAGACACGGGATTTTATCAGGAAGGATAAGAATTTCTCCCACATTGAAGACCCCGGGTTGACTAAAAAAGGTTTCAAAATTCAGAAAGGAAAGATATTGTATCGTATCGTCAAGGATAAAGTAATATTTGATACGGTTTATGTCAAAGGGGACACGGCAACGATCGTGGGCAAGGGGACACTCAATATCAAAACTAAAAAGCTCAATATTAAGCTGGCTGTCCAGATGGCACGTAAACTCGGTAAAGCAGTAGGGAGTATACCACTATTGGGTTATATCCTAATGGGAAAAGACAACAGCGTGACTATGGGACTTACGATAAAAGGAACACTGGATAATCCCAAAGTAAACTATTCTGCGGCCAAAGAGATCCTCTCACTGCCGTTCGATCTGATCAAACGGACTTTGCAGTCACCGGCACATATCATCAATACCGGGAAAAAGAAAAAGACGACCAAGGTCCCTGTGATCGAAGAGGTCACGATCCCGAAAAACAAAGTTGCCCCCTGA